The proteins below come from a single Tachypleus tridentatus isolate NWPU-2018 chromosome 13, ASM421037v1, whole genome shotgun sequence genomic window:
- the LOC143240730 gene encoding proton channel OtopLc-like, with product MEHNFREKLSVLVSSMYAVFLVTLGGVIALTCQNTRERHSSEIFTTIIAYVSLIWLVFFNVDLHRYKKNATDLIKQQEGMNQSNEEQLDQAANDVCNTIPSTNTEHFYGFLMGRHSGSFYLKAGMAVFCFGHMIHEGLRFGQQILSWYAEDYQCLDRPAVELHVVRPILSFYQLFIIFKYSNIIINRHRIIARFGSMHLIGTSLCNWINSLVLYAIENHVNNQQNDTTLFFINSNTSASTHYMKSDTSEVYENDALISRECYGHHVLLSPITLKTIPYLYPFTIEYNVLLAGVWLIVWQNIGRRHSQVNPHPFCQKIDIEQGIEKITYRSNFFISADCHASNKGLFAGLFLLLVSIITVIVFFVSAREKKFLAVGITIHTFQEGIVTGISLICVLIAFRQTSQLDINLHPITLLDDVLMFIPLPFFFANGIISVMTNFNGGQYVRTGIYVLIVIQVVVQTLFIVDGLRRCSNSSELQFKKPGRELVTFLIICNLSMWIINTFEHKIIEPYNKHNSYFDELGFIVTQTTHPLMLFYRFHSSVCLADVWKSAYEIGE from the exons ATGGAACACAATTTCAG agaaaaactttcagttcttGTAAGCAGTATGTATGCTGTTTTCTTAGTGACACTAGGTGGAGTCATTGCTCTGACGTGCCAGAATACTCGTGAAAGGCATTCTAGCGAG atttttaCAACTATCATTGCTTATGTAAGCTTAATATGGTTAGTGTTTTTCAACGTGGACCTCCATCGATATAAGAAAAATGCCACAGACCTGATAAAACAGCAAGAGGGTATGAATCAAAGCAACGAGGAGCAATTGGACCAGGCAGCAAACGATGTTTGTAATACTATTCCTAGTACCAACACTGAGCACTTCTACGGATTTCTAATGGGTCGTCACAGTGGCAGTTTTTACCTTAAAGCAGGAATGGCTG tattttgttttggaCATATGATTCACGAGGGCTTACGGTTTGGTCAACAAATTCTATCTTGGTACGCAGAAGATTACCAATGTTTAGACAGACCAGCTGTTGAACTACACGTCGTTAGACCAATTCTCTCCTTCTATCagcttttcataatatttaagtATTCCAAC ATTATTATCAACCGACATCGTATAATAGCCAGGTTTGGGTCAATGCATCTTATTGGGACATCGCTTTGCAACTGGATAAACAGTCTTGTGCTATACGCCATTGAAAATCACGTAAATAACCAACAAAATGATACAACCCTGTTTTTTATTAACAGCAATACATCCGCATCCACTCatt ACATGAAAAGTGATACGAGCGAGGTATATGAGAACGACGCATTGATATCACGTGAATGTTATGGTCACCATGTCCTTCTCTCTCCGATCACTCTTAAGACAATCCCGTATTTATACCCGTTCACTATTGAGTACAATGTGTTGTTGGCCGGTGTTTGGTTAATTGTTTGGCAAAATATTGGTCGACGACATTCTCAGGTTAACCCTCACCCTTTCTGCCAGAAGATTGACATCGAACAAGGAATCGAGAAGATCACTTACCGGAGTAACTTTTTCATCAGTGCTGACTGTCATGCTTCAAATAAAGGGCTGTTTGCTGGCCTGTTTCTTCTGCTGGTCAGCATTATCACCGTCATCGTATTCTTCGTATCCGCTAGAGAGAAAAAGTTCCTCGCAGTAGGTATCACAATTCATACTTTCCAAGAAGGTATAGTTACAGGTATATCTCTAATCTGCGTCCTCATCGCTTTCCGACAGACATCTCAACTAGACATTAACTTACATCCTATCACACTTCTGGACGACGTTCTCATGTTTATTCCTCTGCCATTCTTCTTCGCGAACGGAATCATTTCTGTCATGACCAACTTCAATGGTGGTCAGTACGTGAGGACAGGAATCTACGTACTTATTGTGATTCAAGTTGTCGTTCAGACTCTCTTCATCGTCGATGGTTTGAGACGTTGCAGCAACTCTAGCGAACTACAGTTCAAAAAGCCAGGAAGAGAACTAGTCACCTTTCTTATCATCTGTAATCTCTCTATGTGGATTATCAATACATTTGAGCACAAGATTATTGAACCTTATAACAAACATAATAGCTACTTCGATGAACTTGGGTTTATCGTAACCCAGACAACTCATCCACTAATGCTCTTTTATAGATTCCATTCCTCTGTATGTCTTGCAGATGTCTGGAAGTCTGCTTATGAAATAGGAGAGTGA